In Glycine soja cultivar W05 chromosome 10, ASM419377v2, whole genome shotgun sequence, the genomic stretch tgggtccactgtAGTAGCATAAACTGTGTGTACCAAGCCAAAAGTCATCACAATCTCAAAAACCAGTGCATTCCACACTGACACACCAGAAGACAAAGAGAAAGCTGATGTTTCCTGCACAACACAActaaaattagagaaaatatGAGGTTGATCTAGTGGTGAAGGAAGAGAGTTTCAATTCTccgctaataaaaaaaactaacaattggAGATCTTGGGATGAAACTTGGAAATCATTGCTTTCAACCATGATATGATATGAGTGTTTAAATTAAAGCTTAAGAATGGGTGGTTACCATTCCACCAGTAGCAACCTTGAGAAGAATGCAAGCAACAACTGAACCCAACAACTGTGCAATCCAATACAAAATACTTCTCAAGAGGGTTATGTTTCCTCCTATGAAAGCACCAAATGTGACTGCAGGGTTGACATGACCACCAGAAATGTTCGCCCCCACAGCAACCGCCACAAAAAGCCCAAATGTATGAGACAATGATGCAACTACGAGACCGCCAGGAGTTGCCGGTCCATTGCCGGTAAGTTTGCCTGCCACAATACTCAACAACTAGTCACCAAACAGGCCATAGCATCCTATAATTCTCACAGTGCTGGGCATCCTATATCAACAACAATAGAGTCTAACAGGAAAATCATCGTTAGGACGACTTttaaggtgattttttttattggaaaaagTCTTAGATGAGTTGAATCTCGGAAACTTAATCAAGACAAATCTGAGATTCAATAATCGTTTACAGAAATATTACTTTGAGATTATTCTTTAATAAGATTCTGATATCGATAGTGAAAATCAAAAACACATCCTTGTGAGTTTGTTCCTTACCACTTAAACTAGCATTTATTagtattaaagtaattaatatagaagtaaaaaaaaatatatcatgtattatttatacatataacaatataaaagttatttGCATTGTTAGTGCGTGTATTACTTATTCATAACAATAGCAATATGGAAAGAGAGGACAAAACACGTTAGGCTCATGTTGAAAATGGGAAGTTCTATTGTTAATTGTGCTAACTGCATTTTTAACTTGTATTGGGACAAAAACAAGTCtctaaattcttaaaaatgagTGAATGGAAATATGTACAGGGTACTCACTATAGGCCATGCCAGAGCCTTGTCCTGCAAAGACAAAAATGAGCATA encodes the following:
- the LOC114369537 gene encoding aquaporin TIP1-3-like is translated as MAVYRIAIGSPREASNPAAIRAAFAEFFSMLIFVFAGQGSGMAYSKLTGNGPATPGGLVVASLSHTFGLFVAVAVGANISGGHVNPAVTFGAFIGGNITLLRSILYWIAQLLGSVVACILLKVATGGMETSAFSLSSGVSVWNALVFEIVMTFGLVHTVYATTVDPKKGNVGVIGPIAIGSIVGANILVGGAFDGASMNPAVCFGPALINWSWTHHWVYWLGPFIGSATAAILYDNIFIGDDGHEPLSNSDF